From Strix uralensis isolate ZFMK-TIS-50842 chromosome 1, bStrUra1, whole genome shotgun sequence, a single genomic window includes:
- the SNRNP48 gene encoding U11/U12 small nuclear ribonucleoprotein 48 kDa protein isoform X1, with product MAAPCAVWLGDAVERVPCPYDVHHRVPRASLERHAASCRLRRMGYSAEEEAEMYDSSFFYENLKVPTVAMDKDLQFHIVKQARAQSAKEGTGYSEGSYSLLPVEVPQNHKRFTCDLTQADRLALYDYVVEETKKQRSRSQITENDSDLFVDLAAKITQDDSQKGPKSHLEILAEMRDYKRRRQSYRAKNVHITKKSYTEVIRDVIGVHMEELSNHWQEENRLDNAEISEGGKSKPSGRKEDRRSASVDSRQSGGSCKDTERTRHRRETSRSPNKRKRSHERGKDRDSRRKRERDEDKYHSHKRRK from the exons aTGGCGGCTCCCTGCGCGGTGTGGCTGGGGGACGCG GTGGAGCGGGTGCCGTGCCCCTATGACGTCCATCACCGCGTCCCCCGGGCGTCGCTGGAGAGGCACGCCGCGTCCTGCCGGCTCCGCAGGATGGGCTACTCCGCCGAGGAGGAG GCCGAGATGTACGACTCGAGCTTTTTCTACGAGAACCTGAAGGTTCCCACCGTCGCCATGG ATAAAGATCTACAGTTTCATATTGTTAAGCAAGCTAGAGCTCAAAGTGCAAAAGAAGGTACAGGCTACAGCGAAG GATCTTACTCATTACTGCCTGTAGAAGTTCCTCAGAATCACAAGCGTTTCACCTGTGACCTGACTCAAGCTGATCGCCTTGCTCTTTATGATTATGTTGTtgaggaaacaaagaaacagaggTCTAGATCCCAAATAACGGAAAATGACAGTGATCTCTTTGTGGATTTAGCAGCAAAAATCACCCAAG ATGATAGTCAGAAAGGTCCAAAGTCCCATCTTGAAATTCTGGCTGAAATGCGAGACTACAAGAGGCGGCGGCAGTCATACAGGGCTAAAAATGTTCATATAACAAAGAAGTCCTACACTGAG GTGATTCGGGATGTGATTGGTGTGCATATGGAAGAACTCAGCAATCACTGGCAGGAGGAGAATCGGTTGGATAATGCAGAGATAAGTGAAGGAGGGAAGTCAAAACCCTCAGGAAG aaaggaagacAGGCGGTCAGCTTCAGTGGACTCACGGCAGTCTGGAGGAAGCTGTAAGGATACTGAACGCACCAGACATAGGAGAGAGACCAGCAGGAGTCCAAATAAACGAAAAAGGAGTCACGAAAGAGGCAAAGACAGAGATTCTcggagaaaaagagagag gGATGAAGACAAGTATCACAGCCATAAAAGAAGGAAGTAG
- the ROPN1L gene encoding ropporin-1-like protein isoform X1, translating to MCTHSFSFTFSIYELLFYYYFFQVPVTEHKQTMPLPETMFCAQQIKIPPELPDILKQFTKAAIRTQPHDVLQWAAAYFSALSKGEPLPVKKRIEMPLATEKTDAGLTPGLLKILHEQLSPKGMVSVAELKEKWKHLCLPEEQLKAILQLDDFSEEVEWMKVLALGCSVFGRSLLSSMKHACEILTRDPEGGAACIPFETFSFLYSYLASIDGDIPEEKTEAFLHRIKEQADQQAGMVLLRNFLTQTSTLF from the exons ATGTGCACACACAGCTTTTCATTCACATTTAGCATCTATGAACTGCTGTTTTACTATTATTTCTTTCAGGTCCCTGTAACTGAACACAAACAGACCATGCCTCTTCCAGAAACCATGTTCTGTGCTCAGCAGATCAAAATCCCCCCTGAGCTACCTGATATTCTGAAGCAATTTACTAAAGCTGCTATTAGGACTCAACCTCATGATGTTTTGCAGTGGGCAGCTGC GTATTTTTCAGCATTGTCAAAAGGCGAGCCCCTTCCTGTGAAGAAAAGGATTGAAATGCCTTTAGCAACAGAGAAAACAGATGCTGGTTTGACCCCAGGACTCCTTAAAATCTTGCACGAGCAG CTGTCTCCCAAAGGCATGGTGAGTGTtgcagaactgaaggagaaaTGGAAGCACTTGTGCTTGCCAGAAGAGCAGCTGAAAGCTATCCTGCAGTTGGACGACTTCAGTGAGGAGGTGGAATGGATGAAGGTTCTGGCGCTTGGGTGCAGCGTGTTCGGCAGG TCTTTACTGAGTTCAATGAAACACGCCTGTGAAATCTTAACAAGGGACCCAGAAGGAGGAGCGGCTTGCATTCCCTTTGAAACATTCTCATTCCTCTACTCCTATTTGGCCAGTATCGACGGAGATATACCAGAGGAGAAAACTGAAGCATTCCTCCACAGAATTAAAGAACAAGC TGACCAACAAGCTGGCATGGTGCTGCTCAGAAACTTTCTGACCCAGACCTCAACACTGTTTTGA
- the ROPN1L gene encoding ropporin-1-like protein isoform X2 translates to MPLPETMFCAQQIKIPPELPDILKQFTKAAIRTQPHDVLQWAAAYFSALSKGEPLPVKKRIEMPLATEKTDAGLTPGLLKILHEQLSPKGMVSVAELKEKWKHLCLPEEQLKAILQLDDFSEEVEWMKVLALGCSVFGRSLLSSMKHACEILTRDPEGGAACIPFETFSFLYSYLASIDGDIPEEKTEAFLHRIKEQADQQAGMVLLRNFLTQTSTLF, encoded by the exons ATGCCTCTTCCAGAAACCATGTTCTGTGCTCAGCAGATCAAAATCCCCCCTGAGCTACCTGATATTCTGAAGCAATTTACTAAAGCTGCTATTAGGACTCAACCTCATGATGTTTTGCAGTGGGCAGCTGC GTATTTTTCAGCATTGTCAAAAGGCGAGCCCCTTCCTGTGAAGAAAAGGATTGAAATGCCTTTAGCAACAGAGAAAACAGATGCTGGTTTGACCCCAGGACTCCTTAAAATCTTGCACGAGCAG CTGTCTCCCAAAGGCATGGTGAGTGTtgcagaactgaaggagaaaTGGAAGCACTTGTGCTTGCCAGAAGAGCAGCTGAAAGCTATCCTGCAGTTGGACGACTTCAGTGAGGAGGTGGAATGGATGAAGGTTCTGGCGCTTGGGTGCAGCGTGTTCGGCAGG TCTTTACTGAGTTCAATGAAACACGCCTGTGAAATCTTAACAAGGGACCCAGAAGGAGGAGCGGCTTGCATTCCCTTTGAAACATTCTCATTCCTCTACTCCTATTTGGCCAGTATCGACGGAGATATACCAGAGGAGAAAACTGAAGCATTCCTCCACAGAATTAAAGAACAAGC TGACCAACAAGCTGGCATGGTGCTGCTCAGAAACTTTCTGACCCAGACCTCAACACTGTTTTGA
- the SNRNP48 gene encoding U11/U12 small nuclear ribonucleoprotein 48 kDa protein isoform X2, whose amino-acid sequence MAAPCAVWLGDAVERVPCPYDVHHRVPRASLERHAASCRLRRMGYSAEEEAEMYDSSFFYENLKVPTVAMGSYSLLPVEVPQNHKRFTCDLTQADRLALYDYVVEETKKQRSRSQITENDSDLFVDLAAKITQDDSQKGPKSHLEILAEMRDYKRRRQSYRAKNVHITKKSYTEVIRDVIGVHMEELSNHWQEENRLDNAEISEGGKSKPSGRKEDRRSASVDSRQSGGSCKDTERTRHRRETSRSPNKRKRSHERGKDRDSRRKRERDEDKYHSHKRRK is encoded by the exons aTGGCGGCTCCCTGCGCGGTGTGGCTGGGGGACGCG GTGGAGCGGGTGCCGTGCCCCTATGACGTCCATCACCGCGTCCCCCGGGCGTCGCTGGAGAGGCACGCCGCGTCCTGCCGGCTCCGCAGGATGGGCTACTCCGCCGAGGAGGAG GCCGAGATGTACGACTCGAGCTTTTTCTACGAGAACCTGAAGGTTCCCACCGTCGCCATGG GATCTTACTCATTACTGCCTGTAGAAGTTCCTCAGAATCACAAGCGTTTCACCTGTGACCTGACTCAAGCTGATCGCCTTGCTCTTTATGATTATGTTGTtgaggaaacaaagaaacagaggTCTAGATCCCAAATAACGGAAAATGACAGTGATCTCTTTGTGGATTTAGCAGCAAAAATCACCCAAG ATGATAGTCAGAAAGGTCCAAAGTCCCATCTTGAAATTCTGGCTGAAATGCGAGACTACAAGAGGCGGCGGCAGTCATACAGGGCTAAAAATGTTCATATAACAAAGAAGTCCTACACTGAG GTGATTCGGGATGTGATTGGTGTGCATATGGAAGAACTCAGCAATCACTGGCAGGAGGAGAATCGGTTGGATAATGCAGAGATAAGTGAAGGAGGGAAGTCAAAACCCTCAGGAAG aaaggaagacAGGCGGTCAGCTTCAGTGGACTCACGGCAGTCTGGAGGAAGCTGTAAGGATACTGAACGCACCAGACATAGGAGAGAGACCAGCAGGAGTCCAAATAAACGAAAAAGGAGTCACGAAAGAGGCAAAGACAGAGATTCTcggagaaaaagagagag gGATGAAGACAAGTATCACAGCCATAAAAGAAGGAAGTAG